From Gloeocapsa sp. PCC 73106, one genomic window encodes:
- a CDS encoding FAD-dependent oxidoreductase: protein MTINRRQFLVRSAVTLVATTSYHQVTAQTPKSVIVIGAGVSGLVAAYELAVAGHQVTVLEARERVGGRVLTLRDKFSEGHFVEAGAARIRPSDDLTLRYVEHFGLELSPFFPDSGLYITVKDGKKNLLSPQELASVMPGNTGAIEQWTKIRLGADLLPQAFAKALGNKIHLEEAVTFIEQNTEGVRVFSQSGRQYEGDCVICTVPLTVLNKINFKPSLSSEKQIASNGGYDYRPATRMFVEFPERFWEQQGLNGWGIFLDRPEELWQPTWDATGKTGILHSYLKGELALSMDALSPEEQLNTLLNQWKEILPKVSDYSVTLTSYAWQSDPWSQGGWAYPTKTQENELFHELSRREGKIYFAGEHTSTARGWLQGALESGLRVAQEVKR from the coding sequence ATGACAATTAACCGTCGTCAATTTTTAGTTCGTAGTGCGGTTACTTTAGTAGCTACAACCAGTTATCATCAGGTAACAGCCCAAACCCCAAAAAGTGTCATCGTTATTGGTGCCGGAGTTTCAGGTCTTGTAGCTGCCTATGAATTAGCTGTAGCGGGACATCAAGTTACAGTTTTAGAAGCCCGTGAAAGAGTAGGAGGAAGAGTCTTAACATTAAGAGATAAATTTAGTGAAGGGCATTTTGTGGAAGCAGGTGCTGCTAGAATTCGCCCTAGCGATGATTTAACTCTTAGATATGTTGAGCATTTTGGCTTGGAATTGAGTCCTTTTTTTCCTGATAGTGGACTCTATATCACTGTAAAAGATGGTAAAAAAAATCTCCTTTCTCCTCAAGAATTAGCTTCAGTTATGCCCGGTAACACAGGAGCAATAGAACAATGGACAAAGATTCGTCTAGGAGCGGATTTACTACCACAAGCATTTGCTAAGGCTTTAGGTAACAAAATTCATCTAGAAGAAGCGGTAACTTTTATTGAACAAAACACTGAAGGTGTTCGGGTATTTTCGCAATCTGGACGACAATACGAAGGAGATTGTGTGATTTGTACCGTTCCTTTAACTGTACTAAATAAAATTAACTTTAAACCATCTTTGTCTAGTGAAAAACAAATAGCCTCAAATGGCGGTTATGATTATCGTCCAGCCACTCGAATGTTTGTAGAATTTCCTGAAAGATTTTGGGAGCAACAAGGATTAAATGGTTGGGGTATATTTTTAGATCGCCCTGAAGAATTATGGCAACCAACCTGGGATGCTACTGGAAAAACAGGGATTTTACATTCTTATCTTAAGGGGGAATTGGCTCTATCTATGGACGCACTTAGTCCTGAAGAACAGTTAAACACCTTATTGAATCAATGGAAAGAGATTTTACCAAAAGTTAGCGATTATTCCGTTACTTTAACCTCTTATGCGTGGCAAAGCGATCCTTGGTCTCAAGGTGGATGGGCTTATCCTACCAAAACTCAAGAAAATGAGTTGTTTCATGAACTGAGTCGTAGAGAGGGAAAAATTTACTTTGCTGGTGAACATACTTCCACTGCAAGAGGTTGGTTACAAGGTGCTTTAGAATCAGGTTTAAGAGTTGCTCAAGAAGTCAAACGGTGA